One window of Candidatus Mycobacterium wuenschmannii genomic DNA carries:
- a CDS encoding DUF1883 domain-containing protein, with translation MQHLKFDLGYQDRGAVVRVNLEGNAANVRLLDSSNYRSYQRGEQHRCWGGNYTRSPAVLTVPNYGHWFIAVDYGGYAGRGRASVEVLSPQGV, from the coding sequence ATGCAGCACCTTAAGTTCGATCTCGGTTACCAGGATCGCGGCGCGGTCGTCCGCGTCAATCTGGAAGGCAACGCGGCAAACGTCCGGTTGTTGGATAGCTCGAATTACCGCTCCTACCAGCGCGGAGAGCAGCATCGCTGCTGGGGCGGGAACTACACGCGGTCCCCGGCGGTGCTCACGGTGCCGAATTACGGGCACTGGTTCATCGCCGTGGACTACGGCGGTTATGCCGGCCGTGGGCGGGCGTCCGTTGAGGTGCTCTCACCGCAGGGCGTCTAG
- a CDS encoding Gp37-like protein, whose product MTTTLAEPGLSTLDESQALFDRIVASEPDQGPASGAILPYYGKPPTKLDGPYDTTRLTEHERLWQDVLKRDEKLEKIRLAPPLIQLYDGDYRLRGEVAGWRAVNYEWIENDTGTCSLKLSLSHYLARWVMNFSGREKRNVHITIDKQGTRWSGYMVSYTIKKDKSNDAYLEVVFKHDFEQAKHILCWANPFLRPELQFPKLWVVFGPAKWCLLLTLFVNILRLETSLWTLPDNPLDINEWMPASFNPGTWRNIVKPFPFFADNSNLVIVFSRFKSWFDVAKKVLEDAQLTVVCRRYLPSQGDHHPFSDLQGELDNDFIETIAQAIPLREGCLVWDIVDNSEWGTGTSFGGSLMTGLIRAAVNVGSDGTTEGIDVFTGDPTFPEQYYRPEYLGTSPGYPHVIFEDGAGTGIESSEFTYNEAGDTSFLTGGQSMPGVNDGISAGVNMAGDFLTSLVNSALAPTGGLGTAIDLPPLGGVMDAIAKILYENVFLAFMEVGTDRAAQDGINLPLAGLESTKTSLGDFHLFEGWADGAERAFTLSAVMAIRAKIWATRARITHTIKVSDAGPYLIGEQGYGHFWLGNRVGTTVAEFPVPFTVFVERVTKLGYGWDQDGSKGWDITIGYREPQDPAFKALEWIREINQGLGQIGIL is encoded by the coding sequence ATGACAACTACTTTGGCCGAGCCTGGACTCTCGACTCTCGACGAGTCGCAGGCTCTCTTCGACAGGATCGTGGCCTCAGAGCCCGATCAGGGGCCTGCATCAGGCGCCATCTTGCCGTACTACGGCAAGCCCCCGACGAAGCTCGACGGGCCGTACGACACGACCCGGCTGACCGAGCACGAGCGGCTCTGGCAGGACGTCCTGAAGCGCGACGAGAAGCTGGAGAAGATCCGGCTCGCGCCGCCGCTGATCCAGCTCTACGACGGCGACTACCGCCTGCGTGGCGAGGTCGCCGGCTGGCGGGCGGTGAACTACGAGTGGATCGAGAACGACACCGGCACTTGCTCTCTGAAGCTCTCGCTGAGCCACTACCTGGCTCGGTGGGTCATGAATTTCAGCGGACGCGAGAAGCGGAACGTCCACATCACGATCGACAAACAGGGCACCCGCTGGTCCGGCTACATGGTCAGCTACACGATCAAGAAGGACAAGTCGAACGACGCCTACCTAGAGGTCGTGTTCAAACACGACTTCGAGCAGGCGAAGCACATCCTCTGCTGGGCGAACCCGTTCCTGCGTCCGGAGCTCCAGTTCCCGAAGCTGTGGGTGGTCTTCGGCCCCGCGAAGTGGTGCTTGCTACTTACGTTGTTCGTCAACATACTTCGGCTCGAAACGTCGCTGTGGACGCTGCCGGATAATCCGCTCGACATCAACGAGTGGATGCCGGCGTCGTTCAACCCGGGGACGTGGCGGAACATCGTCAAGCCGTTCCCGTTCTTCGCCGACAACTCCAACCTCGTCATCGTCTTCTCGCGCTTCAAGTCGTGGTTCGACGTGGCGAAGAAGGTGCTGGAGGACGCTCAGCTCACCGTCGTGTGCCGTCGCTACCTGCCGTCGCAAGGTGACCACCACCCGTTCTCGGATCTCCAGGGGGAGCTGGACAACGACTTCATCGAGACCATCGCGCAGGCCATCCCGCTCAGGGAGGGCTGCCTGGTCTGGGACATCGTGGACAACTCGGAGTGGGGCACCGGAACGTCGTTCGGCGGATCGCTGATGACCGGCCTCATCCGGGCCGCCGTGAACGTCGGCTCGGACGGCACCACCGAGGGCATCGACGTATTCACCGGGGACCCAACGTTTCCCGAGCAGTACTACCGACCCGAGTACCTCGGCACCAGCCCGGGCTACCCGCACGTCATCTTCGAGGACGGCGCGGGGACCGGCATCGAGTCCTCCGAGTTCACCTACAACGAAGCCGGAGACACGTCCTTCCTGACCGGCGGGCAGTCGATGCCTGGCGTGAACGACGGCATCAGTGCTGGTGTGAACATGGCCGGGGACTTCCTGACGTCGCTGGTGAACTCAGCTCTCGCGCCGACGGGTGGGCTGGGTACCGCGATCGACCTGCCGCCGCTGGGCGGGGTGATGGACGCTATCGCCAAGATCCTCTACGAGAACGTGTTTCTCGCGTTTATGGAGGTCGGCACCGACCGCGCCGCGCAAGACGGGATCAACCTCCCGCTGGCCGGCCTGGAGTCCACCAAGACCTCCCTCGGGGACTTCCACCTCTTCGAGGGCTGGGCCGACGGCGCCGAGCGTGCGTTCACGCTCTCGGCCGTCATGGCGATCCGGGCGAAGATCTGGGCTACGCGGGCTCGCATCACGCACACCATCAAGGTGTCCGACGCGGGTCCCTACCTGATCGGTGAGCAAGGCTACGGCCACTTCTGGCTCGGAAACCGGGTCGGCACAACGGTTGCCGAGTTCCCGGTTCCGTTCACGGTGTTCGTCGAGCGGGTCACCAAGCTCGGATACGGCTGGGACCAAGACGGTTCCAAAGGCTGGGACATCACGATCGGCTACCGCGAACCGCAGGACCCGGCGTTCAAAGCGCTGGAGTGGATTCGAGAGATCAACCAAGGTCTCGGCCAGATTGGGATTCTCTAA